Proteins from a genomic interval of Pantoea deleyi:
- the nrdH gene encoding glutaredoxin-like protein NrdH has protein sequence MRIIIYTKDHCVQCTATKNALDRQGLTYQLVNLDSQPEAADSLKALGYRQVPVVMTGNDHWSGFRPDKIATLRPLPAVGG, from the coding sequence ATGCGCATTATTATTTACACTAAAGATCACTGTGTCCAGTGCACGGCGACGAAAAATGCCCTGGATCGTCAGGGCCTGACCTATCAGCTCGTGAACCTCGACAGCCAGCCGGAGGCGGCCGACAGCCTGAAAGCCCTAGGTTATCGCCAGGTGCCGGTGGTGATGACCGGCAATGACCACTGGAGCGGCTTCCGCCCGGACAAAATCGCCACCCTGCGCCCGCTCCCGGCCGTCGGGGGATAA